A region from the Salicibibacter cibarius genome encodes:
- the tnpA gene encoding IS200/IS605 family transposase, whose amino-acid sequence MDEYKRSSHAVYDIKYHIIWVTKYRYHVLRGDIAHRVRELIRQGCEARGITIVQGSVGKDHIHLLLSCPPSIAPSKILQYLKGRSSRLIQDEFPALKKRYWGQHLWARGYFCATVGNVTEEIIRNYIENQTSEKRNDIFRIDD is encoded by the coding sequence ATGGATGAATACAAAAGAAGTAGCCACGCGGTCTATGACATCAAATACCACATTATATGGGTTACAAAGTATAGATATCATGTGTTACGTGGCGACATTGCCCACCGAGTAAGGGAACTAATCAGACAAGGATGTGAAGCGAGAGGGATCACGATAGTACAAGGAAGTGTAGGGAAAGACCATATTCACTTATTATTGTCCTGTCCGCCGAGCATAGCACCGAGTAAGATATTGCAATATCTCAAAGGGAGATCATCAAGGTTAATCCAAGACGAATTCCCCGCCCTGAAGAAAAGATATTGGGGTCAGCACTTATGGGCGAGAGGATATTTTTGTGCAACAGTAGGAAATGTGACGGAAGAAATCATTAGAAATTATATCGAAAACCAGACCAGCGAGAAGAGGAACGATATATTCAGGATTGATGATTGA